Genomic DNA from Paenibacillus sp. MBLB1832:
CATTAGCTTCAATCGCATGGTACACATCGACAGCTGCTTTGGACAACTCACCATCGGCATAACGTTCATCCACGGTGTAGGGATCATCTAGCAAGTTTTTCAACAAAGGGAAGAGATTAGAAGCGATCAATAAAGGCTTTTTCGCAAAAAATCGCCCATAAGCCGCAAGTCCCTCCCCAGGTAGGCGATCACGCCATAGCCATGGATCTGTTTCCAAGCCCGTATGCCACTGTTCAGAGGTAGTCAGAGATTCAAGAGAAGGATGATCAGGGATGAACGAAGAGAGCGGGAGAATTCCGATCTTCTTCACAAGCTTCTTCACATCCTCGTATGTTTCAGCTTTCACGTTAACTTCGATCATACTCGATCATGCTCCTTCGCTCACAAATTATTTGTGCACCTTATCAATCACACCGCCACCCAAACAAATCTCTCCATCATAAAAGACGACAGACTGGCCAGGTGTCACGGCTTTTTGCTGTTTATCAAACACGACTTCACAACTGCCATCCTGCCCAAAAGTAATCACGACGCCTTGATCCGCTTGACGATAGCGGAATTTCGCTGTGCAGGCGAACGGTCCTTCAGGCTTACGAGGGGAAATCCAATTGACATCCGTTGCCGTTAGTCCTTTGGAATACAGCCCTGGATGTTGTTCGCCCTGCACAA
This window encodes:
- a CDS encoding AlkZ-related protein; the protein is MIEVNVKAETYEDVKKLVKKIGILPLSSFIPDHPSLESLTTSEQWHTGLETDPWLWRDRLPGEGLAAYGRFFAKKPLLIASNLFPLLKNLLDDPYTVDERYADGELSKAAVDVYHAIEANEGIDVKALRAATNLKAKESKNEFDRALIDLQSKADIVIAGISERLNANGTKNGWNSTCYMTASHWLELHGHAKNTLPTPEAKAELRAHLQTKYSESARVYLSKIFKL